A genomic region of Camelus ferus isolate YT-003-E chromosome 11, BCGSAC_Cfer_1.0, whole genome shotgun sequence contains the following coding sequences:
- the BAG3 gene encoding BAG family molecular chaperone regulator 3 isoform X1 yields MSAVTHSPMVQMASGNGAGDRDPLPPGWEIKIDPQTGWPFFVDHNSRTTTWNDPRVPTEGPKETSSSANGPSREGSRPLATREGRAVYPQLRPGYIPIPVLHEGAESRQPHPVFAYPQPGAQRFQTEAAVAAPQRSQSPLRGVVETTQPDKQCGPAVAGAPAPPPAPHGPERSQSPATSDSSSSSSSGRSSLGSHQLPRGYIPIPVIHEQNVTRPATQPSFHQAQKTHYPAQQSEYQTHQPVYHKIQGDDWEPRTTWTASPFRSPVRGASSREGSPARSSTPVHAPSPLRVHTVVDRPQQPMTHREPSPVPQPENKPESKPGPAAGPDLLPGHIPIQVIRKEVNSQPVSQKPPPPSEKVEVKVPSAPVPCPPSSAPSVVPSSPKNVAAEERAAPSPAPVEAAPPKPGEAEVPPKHPGVLKVEAILEKVQGLEQAVDNFEGKKTDKKYLMIEEYLTKELLALDSVDPEGRADVRQARRDGVRKVQTILEKLEQKAIDVPGQVQVYELQPSSLETDQPLQEIMEMGAVAADKSKESTGNGEDPKTETQHPEAKEAAAPNPSLTTDTAANPAAP; encoded by the exons ATGAGCGCTGTCACCCACTCGCCCATGGTGCAGATGGCGTCTGGCAACGGCGCCGGCGACCGCGACCCTCTGCCCCCGGGCTGGGAGATCAAGATCGACCCGCAGACCGGCTGGCCCTTCTTCGTGGACCACAACAGCCGCACCACGACGTGGAATGACCCGCGCGTGCCCACCGAGGGCCCCAAG GAAACCTCGTCCTCTGCAAACGGGCCTTCGCGGGAGGGCTCCAGGCCGCTGGCCACCAGGGAAGGGCGCGCTGTGTACCCCCAGCTCCGGCCGGGCTACATTCCCATCCCCGTCCTCCATGAAGGCGCCGAGAGCCGGCAGCCGCACCCTGTCTTTGCCTACCCCCAGCCCGGGGCACAGCGGTTCCAAACCGAGGCGGCCGTGGCGGCCCCTCAGAGGTCCCAGTCCCCTCTGCGGGGTGTGGTGGAGACCACCCAGCCAGATAAGCAGTGTGGACCGGCAGTGGCAGGCGCGCCAGCCCCGCCGCCAGCCCCCCATGGACCTGAG CGATCCCAGTCTCCAGCTACCTCGGActcctcgtcctcgtcctcctccGGCAGGAGCAGCCTAGGCAGTCACCAGCTCCCCCGGGGCTACATCCCCATCCCTGTGATACACGAGCAGAATGTCACCCGGCCAGCAACCCAGCCCTCCTTCCACCAAGCCCAGAAGACCCACTACCCAGCTCAGCAGTCTGAATACCAGACCCACCAGCCTGTGTACCACAAGATCCAGGGGGATGACTGGGAGCCCCGGACCACGTGGACAGCATCCCCATTCCGGTCACCCGTCCGGGGTGCGTCCAGCAGGGAGGGCTCTCCAGCCAGAAGCAGCACGCCGGTGCACGCCCCATCGCCCCTCCGCGTGCACACTGTGGTTGACAGGCCTCAG CAGCCCATGACTCATCGAGAACCATCACCTGTTCCTCAACCTgaaaacaaaccagaaagcaAGCCAGGCCCAGCAGCTGGACCAGATCTCCTTCCTGGACACATCCCGATTCAGGTGATCCGCAAGGAGGTGAATTCTCAACCTGTTTCCCAGAAGCCCCCGCCTCCCTCTGAGAAGGTGGAAGTAAAGGTTCCCTCTGCTCCGGTGCCTTGTCCTCCCAGCTCCGCCCCTTCTGTTGTCCCCTCTTCCCCTAAGAATGTGGCTGCAGAAGAgagagcagcccccagcccagcccccgtaGAAGCCGCACCTCCCAAACCCGGAGAAGCTGAGGTGCCCCCGAAACATCCAGGTGTGCTGAAAGTAGAAGCCATCCTGGAGAAGGTGCAAGGGCTGGAGCAGGCAGTGGACAACTTTGAAGGCAAGAAGACAGACAAGAAGTACCTGATGATAGAAGAGTATTTGACCAAGGAGCTACTGGCCCTGGATTCGGTGGACCCCGAAGGAAGAGCTGATGTCCGCCAGGCCAGGAGAGATGGTGTCAGGAAGGTTCAGACCATCCTGGAAAAACTTGAACAGAAAGCAATAGATGTCCCCGGCCAAGTCCAGGTTTATGAACTCCAGCCCAGCTCCCTTGAAACTGATCAGCCACTGCAGGAAATCATGGAGATGGGTGCCGTGGCAGCAGACAAGAGCAAGGAAAGTACTGGAAATGGAGAAGATCCCAAAACCGAAACCCAGCACCCAGAAGCCAAGGAAGCAGCAGCTCCAAACCCCAGCCTCACAACAGACACAGCTGCAAACCCAGCAGCACCGTAG
- the BAG3 gene encoding BAG family molecular chaperone regulator 3 isoform X2, with translation MSAVTHSPMVQMASGNGAGDRDPLPPGWEIKIDPQTGWPFFVDHNSRTTTWNDPRVPTEGPKETSSSANGPSREGSRPLATREGRAVYPQLRPGYIPIPVLHEGAESRQPHPVFAYPQPGAQRFQTEAAVAAPQRSQSPLRGVVETTQPDKQCGPAVAGAPAPPPAPHGPERSQSPATSDSSSSSSSGRSSLGSHQLPRGYIPIPVIHEQNVTRPATQPSFHQAQKTHYPAQQSEYQTHQPVYHKIQGDDWEPRTTWTASPFRSPVRGASSREGSPARSSTPVHAPSPLRVHTVVDRPQPMTHREPSPVPQPENKPESKPGPAAGPDLLPGHIPIQVIRKEVNSQPVSQKPPPPSEKVEVKVPSAPVPCPPSSAPSVVPSSPKNVAAEERAAPSPAPVEAAPPKPGEAEVPPKHPGVLKVEAILEKVQGLEQAVDNFEGKKTDKKYLMIEEYLTKELLALDSVDPEGRADVRQARRDGVRKVQTILEKLEQKAIDVPGQVQVYELQPSSLETDQPLQEIMEMGAVAADKSKESTGNGEDPKTETQHPEAKEAAAPNPSLTTDTAANPAAP, from the exons ATGAGCGCTGTCACCCACTCGCCCATGGTGCAGATGGCGTCTGGCAACGGCGCCGGCGACCGCGACCCTCTGCCCCCGGGCTGGGAGATCAAGATCGACCCGCAGACCGGCTGGCCCTTCTTCGTGGACCACAACAGCCGCACCACGACGTGGAATGACCCGCGCGTGCCCACCGAGGGCCCCAAG GAAACCTCGTCCTCTGCAAACGGGCCTTCGCGGGAGGGCTCCAGGCCGCTGGCCACCAGGGAAGGGCGCGCTGTGTACCCCCAGCTCCGGCCGGGCTACATTCCCATCCCCGTCCTCCATGAAGGCGCCGAGAGCCGGCAGCCGCACCCTGTCTTTGCCTACCCCCAGCCCGGGGCACAGCGGTTCCAAACCGAGGCGGCCGTGGCGGCCCCTCAGAGGTCCCAGTCCCCTCTGCGGGGTGTGGTGGAGACCACCCAGCCAGATAAGCAGTGTGGACCGGCAGTGGCAGGCGCGCCAGCCCCGCCGCCAGCCCCCCATGGACCTGAG CGATCCCAGTCTCCAGCTACCTCGGActcctcgtcctcgtcctcctccGGCAGGAGCAGCCTAGGCAGTCACCAGCTCCCCCGGGGCTACATCCCCATCCCTGTGATACACGAGCAGAATGTCACCCGGCCAGCAACCCAGCCCTCCTTCCACCAAGCCCAGAAGACCCACTACCCAGCTCAGCAGTCTGAATACCAGACCCACCAGCCTGTGTACCACAAGATCCAGGGGGATGACTGGGAGCCCCGGACCACGTGGACAGCATCCCCATTCCGGTCACCCGTCCGGGGTGCGTCCAGCAGGGAGGGCTCTCCAGCCAGAAGCAGCACGCCGGTGCACGCCCCATCGCCCCTCCGCGTGCACACTGTGGTTGACAGGCCTCAG CCCATGACTCATCGAGAACCATCACCTGTTCCTCAACCTgaaaacaaaccagaaagcaAGCCAGGCCCAGCAGCTGGACCAGATCTCCTTCCTGGACACATCCCGATTCAGGTGATCCGCAAGGAGGTGAATTCTCAACCTGTTTCCCAGAAGCCCCCGCCTCCCTCTGAGAAGGTGGAAGTAAAGGTTCCCTCTGCTCCGGTGCCTTGTCCTCCCAGCTCCGCCCCTTCTGTTGTCCCCTCTTCCCCTAAGAATGTGGCTGCAGAAGAgagagcagcccccagcccagcccccgtaGAAGCCGCACCTCCCAAACCCGGAGAAGCTGAGGTGCCCCCGAAACATCCAGGTGTGCTGAAAGTAGAAGCCATCCTGGAGAAGGTGCAAGGGCTGGAGCAGGCAGTGGACAACTTTGAAGGCAAGAAGACAGACAAGAAGTACCTGATGATAGAAGAGTATTTGACCAAGGAGCTACTGGCCCTGGATTCGGTGGACCCCGAAGGAAGAGCTGATGTCCGCCAGGCCAGGAGAGATGGTGTCAGGAAGGTTCAGACCATCCTGGAAAAACTTGAACAGAAAGCAATAGATGTCCCCGGCCAAGTCCAGGTTTATGAACTCCAGCCCAGCTCCCTTGAAACTGATCAGCCACTGCAGGAAATCATGGAGATGGGTGCCGTGGCAGCAGACAAGAGCAAGGAAAGTACTGGAAATGGAGAAGATCCCAAAACCGAAACCCAGCACCCAGAAGCCAAGGAAGCAGCAGCTCCAAACCCCAGCCTCACAACAGACACAGCTGCAAACCCAGCAGCACCGTAG